A region of Shewanella psychromarinicola DNA encodes the following proteins:
- a CDS encoding cystathionine beta-lyase, producing the protein MSKDDKLATKIVSLGRDKKFTKGIINPPVFRASTVVFDTMDEMRFAIKNKTNGEMFYGRRGTPTHFSFQQAISELEGGAGTALYPSGTAAISSALLSFLKSGDHLLMADTAYEPTRDLCNKMLAGFGIETTYYDPMIGEGISDLIRPNTKVLFLESPGSITMEVQDVPTLSRIAHQHNIIVMLDNTWASPINSRPFDMGVDISIQAATKYIVGHSDVMMGTATANEQYWPQLRENSYVMGQTTSPDDVYLAARGLRTLGVRMAQHDKNALKVANWLASRPEVDHVRHPAFDTCPGHAFFKRDFSGGNGLFSFVLKQGDLASVTAFVENMDHFKMGFSWGGFESLILGIFGINKIRTATQWDSSKPLIRLHIGLEDADDLIADLDAAFDRYNAVINL; encoded by the coding sequence ATGAGTAAAGACGATAAATTAGCGACCAAAATTGTTAGCCTAGGTCGTGATAAAAAATTCACTAAAGGCATTATTAACCCACCGGTTTTTCGTGCCTCAACCGTGGTGTTCGACACTATGGACGAGATGCGCTTTGCGATTAAAAACAAAACCAATGGCGAAATGTTTTATGGTCGTCGTGGTACCCCAACCCACTTTTCGTTTCAACAAGCCATAAGCGAACTTGAAGGCGGCGCAGGCACCGCTTTGTACCCTTCTGGTACAGCCGCTATTAGCAGCGCATTATTATCATTCTTAAAAAGTGGCGACCACTTATTAATGGCTGACACGGCTTACGAACCCACTCGCGATTTATGCAACAAAATGCTGGCAGGGTTTGGCATCGAAACCACCTATTACGACCCCATGATTGGCGAAGGCATTAGTGATTTAATCCGCCCAAATACCAAAGTATTATTTCTAGAATCACCGGGCTCAATCACCATGGAAGTGCAAGATGTGCCTACGCTCAGCCGCATCGCCCACCAACATAATATTATTGTGATGCTAGACAATACCTGGGCATCACCGATTAACTCTCGCCCATTTGATATGGGTGTCGACATCTCCATTCAAGCAGCCACCAAGTATATTGTTGGCCATTCCGATGTGATGATGGGCACCGCCACAGCCAATGAACAATACTGGCCACAGCTACGTGAAAACAGTTATGTAATGGGCCAAACCACCTCACCTGATGACGTCTATTTAGCCGCTCGCGGTTTACGTACCTTAGGGGTTCGTATGGCACAGCATGATAAAAATGCCCTAAAAGTGGCAAACTGGTTGGCCTCTCGCCCAGAAGTGGATCACGTGCGTCACCCTGCGTTTGATACTTGTCCTGGCCACGCGTTTTTTAAGCGCGACTTTAGTGGTGGCAATGGCCTATTCTCATTTGTGCTAAAACAAGGCGACTTAGCGTCAGTGACTGCTTTTGTTGAAAATATGGACCATTTTAAAATGGGCTTTTCATGGGGCGGTTTCGAAAGCTTAATTTTAGGCATATTCGGCATTAACAAGATTCGCACCGCCACCCAATGGGATAGTAGCAAACCCTTGATAAGACTGCATATTGGGCTAGAAGATGCCGACGACTTGATTGCCGATTTAGACGCTGCATTTGACCGCTATAATGCAGTAATTAATCTGTAG
- the ilvN gene encoding acetolactate synthase small subunit encodes MRRIISVLLENQPGALSRVVGLFSQRGYNIESLTVAPTEDITLSRLNITVIADANILEQIEKQLHKLIDILKVANITESPHIEREIALVKVKAQGDQREEVKRTADIFRGQIVDVTANIYTIQMVGTSDKIDAFIHAITDMTKVIEISRSGVVGLARGEKSMKA; translated from the coding sequence ATGCGTCGTATTATTTCTGTATTACTTGAAAACCAACCGGGCGCATTGTCACGAGTGGTGGGGTTATTTTCTCAGCGCGGTTACAACATTGAAAGCTTAACCGTTGCGCCCACTGAAGATATTACCTTGTCACGCTTAAATATTACCGTGATTGCCGATGCAAATATTCTTGAGCAAATTGAAAAACAATTGCATAAGCTTATCGATATTTTAAAAGTGGCTAACATTACTGAGTCGCCCCACATCGAACGTGAAATTGCCTTAGTTAAAGTTAAAGCTCAAGGCGATCAACGTGAAGAAGTTAAACGCACGGCGGATATTTTTCGCGGTCAAATCGTCGATGTCACCGCCAATATTTATACTATTCAAATGGTCGGAACCAGCGATAAAATTGATGCCTTTATCCATGCGATCACCGATATGACCAAGGTGATTGAAATATCACGTTCAGGTGTGGTCGGTTTAGCCCGGGGGGAAAAATCAATGAAAGCTTAA
- a CDS encoding marine proteobacterial sortase target protein — protein MQPFFFVTRLSVHHVGKLLYLCLFIVVNASVTTVHASPAGYQDDDITQGSLVYFQQGQVIQALALDTQVSMKVSGLLNRVTVKQVFINDSDLWVNGRYLFPLPETAAVDSMALRIGDKVINGQIQPKKQALHTFETAKKQGKQASLLQQQRRNLFISEVANLAPHGQLVVEISYQQKIEYSDGVFSLRFPLAITPRYNPQDNHGVEPLAQPELMANTQIDTQVNMQVSIDAGFELTSLSSLYHPIKQSNKGHLYSVSFTGKQIADRDFVLQWQANVGALPQAATFYQTGKTHVEADVKSYFEINKVNGTDPLQGQSHPVDNSLYSLVMLMPPSVEVSEQHLIARELILVIDTSGSMSGQSITQAKQALPFALAGLRDIDTFNIIEFNSDVSMLSATPLPANSRNIDRAKRFIYALEADGGTEMRSALQTALVDSVQQDSNQTDIRSDMLRQVIFMTDGAVGNEHELYQLINDQLGDSRLFTVGIGSAPNSDFMRRAATMGRGTFTYIGDESEVQQKIEQLLNKIEQPVLTNIGLHYLDGSVPDYWPTTISDLYQNEPLWVSIKSASHQQQPIIVSGNINGQYWQQQLDFENNQAAKGIDLLWANAQITSLELYKDNASRDRVNKQVEALGILYHLVTSQTSLVAVDVTPVNPLIDSPIDVKLQPHMPHGLQAAPSSSQVLPQTGTSSRLWLLIGFSLLSLGLLHYLWLRQCLPGQLLVIESNE, from the coding sequence ATGCAGCCGTTTTTTTTTGTAACACGTTTGTCTGTACATCATGTCGGTAAGTTGCTGTACTTATGTCTATTTATTGTTGTTAATGCCAGTGTTACAACTGTGCATGCATCACCGGCAGGATATCAAGATGACGATATCACCCAAGGCAGCTTAGTGTATTTTCAACAAGGCCAGGTGATACAAGCCTTGGCTTTGGACACGCAAGTCAGTATGAAAGTATCGGGCTTACTTAATCGAGTCACGGTTAAACAAGTTTTTATTAATGACTCGGATCTATGGGTTAATGGGCGCTATTTATTTCCGTTACCTGAAACGGCAGCAGTCGATAGCATGGCATTACGCATCGGTGACAAAGTCATTAACGGACAAATCCAACCTAAAAAACAAGCGTTACACACTTTTGAAACCGCAAAAAAGCAAGGCAAACAGGCTAGCTTGTTACAGCAACAGCGACGTAACTTGTTTATATCAGAGGTGGCTAACTTAGCGCCGCACGGACAATTAGTGGTTGAGATCAGTTATCAGCAAAAGATTGAATATAGCGATGGAGTGTTTAGTTTACGTTTCCCATTAGCGATTACCCCGCGTTATAACCCGCAAGATAATCATGGCGTAGAGCCGCTAGCTCAGCCTGAATTAATGGCCAACACGCAGATCGATACGCAGGTCAATATGCAAGTGAGCATTGATGCTGGTTTTGAATTGACATCCCTTAGCAGTCTGTATCATCCGATTAAACAATCTAACAAGGGTCATCTATACAGTGTGAGTTTTACTGGTAAGCAAATTGCCGATCGCGATTTTGTGTTGCAATGGCAAGCCAATGTTGGCGCATTACCGCAAGCGGCAACCTTTTATCAAACCGGTAAAACCCATGTTGAAGCCGATGTTAAAAGCTATTTTGAAATCAACAAGGTTAATGGCACCGATCCATTGCAAGGACAATCCCATCCCGTCGACAACAGTTTGTACTCGCTGGTGATGTTAATGCCGCCCAGTGTCGAGGTCAGTGAGCAACATCTTATTGCTCGAGAACTGATTTTGGTGATCGATACCTCAGGTTCAATGTCAGGTCAGTCAATCACTCAAGCCAAACAAGCGTTGCCATTTGCGCTTGCGGGGCTGCGTGATATCGACACCTTTAATATTATCGAATTTAATAGTGACGTGAGCATGTTGTCAGCGACACCATTGCCAGCCAATAGTCGTAATATTGATCGAGCCAAGCGGTTTATTTATGCATTAGAGGCTGATGGTGGCACCGAAATGCGCAGTGCACTTCAAACCGCGCTGGTGGATAGTGTGCAGCAAGATTCTAATCAAACCGATATACGCAGTGATATGTTGCGCCAAGTGATTTTTATGACCGACGGTGCTGTTGGCAACGAACATGAGTTGTATCAGCTTATTAACGATCAATTGGGTGACAGCCGCTTATTCACGGTGGGTATTGGCTCGGCGCCAAATTCAGATTTTATGCGCCGAGCCGCGACTATGGGACGTGGCACATTTACCTACATTGGTGATGAGTCAGAAGTGCAGCAAAAAATTGAGCAATTGCTGAATAAAATTGAGCAGCCGGTGTTGACCAATATTGGCTTGCACTACCTTGATGGCAGCGTGCCAGATTATTGGCCGACGACGATTAGCGATTTATATCAAAACGAACCGCTTTGGGTAAGCATTAAATCAGCATCACATCAGCAGCAACCCATCATAGTGTCGGGCAATATTAATGGCCAGTATTGGCAGCAACAGCTTGATTTTGAAAATAACCAAGCTGCTAAGGGCATTGATTTGTTATGGGCAAATGCGCAAATAACATCACTTGAGCTTTATAAAGACAATGCCAGCCGCGACCGCGTCAATAAACAAGTGGAAGCATTAGGGATCTTGTATCACTTAGTGACCAGCCAAACGAGTTTAGTCGCAGTGGATGTCACTCCGGTGAATCCATTGATTGATAGCCCCATTGATGTCAAATTGCAGCCTCATATGCCCCATGGTTTACAAGCTGCACCGTCTTCTTCGCAAGTGTTGCCACAAACGGGGACCAGCAGTCGGTTATGGTTATTAATTGGTTTTAGCCTGCTGAGCTTAGGATTACTGCACTATTTATGGTTAAGACAATGCTTACCGGGCCAATTGTTAGTGATTGAATCAAATGAGTAA
- a CDS encoding class GN sortase: protein MQRTISPAKHWIVIVLTSVLGCGLLIQGGYMQAKAHFAQFLIERAFEKTLVDNQPHKPWSWADTHPVAKMRVLQQQTDGLQPLGSDLYVLAGASGRNLAFGPGLMLGGAALGDQGHMIIAGHRDSHFMRLQYVKVGDIIELYSTAGERVLYQITATQVVHETDIEVLAPTPDSHLTLITCYPFDQLSGNAEYRYIVEAKPLEAKPLYS, encoded by the coding sequence ATGCAGCGAACAATATCACCGGCCAAGCACTGGATTGTTATTGTGCTGACAAGTGTGTTGGGTTGTGGACTATTGATACAGGGAGGTTATATGCAAGCTAAGGCCCATTTTGCCCAATTTTTGATTGAGCGAGCATTTGAAAAAACCTTGGTGGATAATCAACCGCATAAACCTTGGTCTTGGGCTGACACCCACCCGGTGGCTAAAATGCGCGTGTTGCAACAACAAACCGATGGTTTACAACCATTGGGGAGTGACTTATATGTGTTAGCGGGGGCATCTGGGCGCAATTTAGCCTTTGGTCCTGGGTTGATGTTAGGCGGCGCGGCGTTGGGGGATCAGGGACATATGATCATTGCGGGCCATCGTGACAGCCATTTTATGCGTTTACAATACGTTAAAGTAGGCGATATTATTGAGCTTTATAGTACTGCTGGCGAACGGGTGTTATATCAAATAACCGCGACACAAGTAGTACATGAAACCGACATTGAGGTGCTTGCCCCCACGCCAGATAGTCACTTAACCTTGATAACCTGTTATCCATTTGATCAACTCAGCGGTAATGCTGAATATCGATATATTGTTGAAGCTAAACCCTTGGAGGCAAAACCGTTATACAGCTAA
- a CDS encoding IS5 family transposase, protein MPRLMLTDEMWSKLKAILLDDRVYNKQEHRFTMEGILYRLRVGCPWRDLPEYFGLWNTIYRRFLLWSRKGILLRLFKTLSTNSDTEWEFIDGSYVKAHQHSSGASSDENQAIGLSRGGNTSKIHLAVDSYGLPIEFIVTGGEVHDSKAANALIELLPQSHFIIADKGYDSEAIRDKVRECGSKPVIPRRQNSKQGNGDIDWCLYKYRHLVENAFARLKHFRAIATRYDKLKINFESLLALACSIIWLPM, encoded by the coding sequence ATGCCCCGATTAATGCTCACTGATGAGATGTGGTCGAAGCTAAAAGCTATTCTGCTTGATGATAGAGTTTATAACAAGCAAGAGCATCGATTTACGATGGAAGGTATCCTTTACCGATTGCGTGTTGGCTGCCCTTGGCGAGATTTACCTGAATATTTTGGCTTATGGAATACCATTTACCGTCGATTTTTACTGTGGTCAAGAAAAGGTATTTTACTTAGGCTGTTCAAAACATTATCGACTAATAGTGATACTGAATGGGAATTTATTGATGGAAGTTATGTAAAAGCCCATCAACACAGTTCAGGTGCATCATCTGATGAAAATCAAGCAATTGGGTTAAGTCGTGGTGGTAATACAAGCAAAATCCATCTCGCGGTAGATAGCTATGGTTTACCGATAGAATTCATTGTTACAGGTGGAGAAGTTCATGATAGCAAAGCAGCTAATGCCCTTATTGAACTATTGCCACAAAGTCATTTTATTATTGCAGACAAAGGCTACGACAGTGAAGCGATTAGAGATAAAGTGCGTGAATGTGGTTCAAAGCCAGTGATCCCTAGAAGACAAAATTCGAAGCAAGGAAATGGCGATATCGATTGGTGTTTATACAAATATCGGCATTTAGTTGAAAATGCTTTTGCTCGGCTCAAGCATTTTAGAGCGATAGCTACCCGCTATGATAAATTGAAAATTAATTTTGAAAGCCTGCTGGCTCTAGCTTGCTCTATAATTTGGCTGCCAATGTGA
- the pdsS gene encoding proteobacterial dedicated sortase system histidine kinase, which yields MNLPIGLRAKVVILSLFLLCLPWLGYEYVWEMEKYLRYGQEKTLEGTTQALATALHERPKLFDNQASFLNQVEKGRDLYAYPLAGPIQLDGKLADWDLYQHRTLNYSDEHVIYQHNEADPIEINFTHMVGKYGGYLYGFFNVSDQSLIFRSRNSLRIDRNDHLVMATQSPDGQFRRYIIANSKSGWLSAFELPADPSQSMPVSPEVRIQGQWLTTNKGYNIEFRLPLDMVGSKLGFAIHNVNDANTRQLVNVIGTSATDSVASLGTVLVPSPEIEKIIKGMSHNSSRIWVVDNHGRVLAKSGDIRSSSNTWADDLNVNQPDSLWLHFKQQYILPLYYKILTRPPQNFIDSLQDSTELTGSHIEKALSGKQGSTWRLTPDNKAVVLAAASPIWIDDKVMGVVIAEETTHGIRSLRNRALEKLFNVILTVMSMGTLALFIFASSISSRIRRLRDQAELAIDSQGRVRQQIVASKNRDEIGDLSRSFSSIVSRLGQYTHYLENMSSRLSHELRTPVAVVRSSLEHLGLQQLDEQSQKYVNRAQEGVSRLHLILNNLSEATRLEASLTQAENCRFSLKKVISGCIQGYQITYPDQRFSVHIEDKAMFCDGVAEYIAQLMDKLINNAIEFHQPDSAITVSLSQYQKQAILKVSNIGPLLPKDMNSQIFESMVSIRPQGINGKPHLGLGLYIARLVTDFHHGTIKATNIIEDGIEGVEMCLSLPLSDEK from the coding sequence ATGAATTTACCGATAGGGCTGCGTGCCAAAGTCGTCATTTTATCGCTGTTTTTACTCTGCCTACCATGGCTTGGGTATGAATATGTATGGGAAATGGAAAAGTACCTCCGTTATGGTCAAGAAAAAACACTCGAAGGCACCACCCAAGCCCTTGCGACTGCCCTGCATGAACGGCCTAAGTTATTTGACAACCAAGCCAGCTTTTTAAACCAAGTTGAAAAAGGTCGCGACTTATATGCCTACCCTCTCGCAGGTCCTATTCAACTCGATGGCAAACTAGCTGACTGGGATTTATATCAACATCGCACCCTTAACTACTCTGATGAACATGTTATTTATCAACATAATGAAGCCGACCCTATTGAGATTAATTTTACTCACATGGTGGGAAAATATGGCGGTTATCTCTATGGATTTTTTAACGTCAGTGACCAAAGCCTGATTTTTCGTAGTCGTAATAGTTTGCGGATTGATAGAAATGATCACTTAGTGATGGCAACTCAATCACCCGATGGTCAGTTCAGACGCTATATCATTGCCAATAGTAAAAGTGGTTGGCTAAGCGCATTTGAATTACCCGCCGATCCCAGCCAATCGATGCCCGTCAGCCCAGAAGTCCGCATTCAAGGCCAATGGCTAACAACAAACAAAGGTTACAATATCGAATTTAGACTGCCACTCGATATGGTTGGCAGTAAATTAGGGTTTGCGATTCATAATGTTAACGATGCTAACACCCGTCAACTGGTCAATGTTATTGGCACATCCGCCACCGATTCAGTCGCCAGTTTAGGCACGGTATTAGTGCCCTCTCCTGAAATTGAAAAAATCATTAAAGGCATGAGCCATAACAGCTCACGGATCTGGGTGGTCGACAATCATGGCCGCGTATTGGCAAAATCGGGCGATATTCGTTCATCATCTAACACCTGGGCCGATGACCTTAACGTCAATCAACCAGACTCACTTTGGCTGCATTTTAAACAGCAATACATATTGCCGCTTTACTACAAAATATTGACTCGTCCACCGCAAAATTTTATTGATTCACTGCAAGACTCAACCGAGCTCACTGGTAGCCACATTGAAAAAGCCTTAAGCGGTAAACAAGGCTCAACATGGCGCCTAACCCCAGACAATAAAGCCGTGGTACTGGCGGCGGCTAGTCCTATCTGGATTGACGATAAAGTGATGGGAGTGGTGATAGCAGAAGAAACCACACACGGTATTCGTAGTTTACGTAATCGCGCGCTGGAAAAGCTGTTTAACGTCATTTTGACCGTGATGAGTATGGGCACATTAGCCTTGTTTATCTTTGCCTCGAGCATTTCAAGCCGCATTCGTCGTCTGCGCGACCAGGCCGAATTAGCTATCGACAGCCAAGGCCGAGTAAGACAACAAATTGTGGCATCAAAGAACCGCGATGAAATTGGCGACTTGTCACGCAGCTTTTCAAGTATTGTCAGCCGCTTAGGTCAATACACTCATTATTTAGAAAACATGTCGTCACGCTTGTCACACGAACTGCGCACCCCCGTTGCCGTAGTACGTAGCTCGCTTGAACATTTAGGCTTGCAGCAACTTGACGAGCAATCACAAAAGTACGTTAATCGTGCGCAAGAAGGCGTGAGCCGATTGCACCTTATTTTAAATAATTTAAGTGAAGCAACCCGTCTAGAAGCCAGTTTAACTCAAGCAGAAAATTGTCGTTTTTCATTAAAAAAAGTCATCAGCGGTTGCATCCAAGGTTATCAGATCACTTACCCAGACCAACGCTTTAGCGTCCACATTGAAGATAAAGCCATGTTTTGCGATGGCGTAGCTGAATACATTGCCCAATTAATGGATAAACTGATCAACAACGCGATTGAGTTTCACCAACCCGATAGCGCCATCACCGTCAGTCTGAGCCAATATCAAAAACAAGCGATATTAAAAGTCAGTAATATTGGCCCTTTACTGCCCAAAGACATGAACAGCCAAATTTTTGAATCTATGGTGTCAATCAGGCCTCAAGGCATTAATGGCAAGCCCCATTTAGGCTTAGGACTGTATATTGCGAGATTGGTAACCGACTTCCATCATGGCACCATTAAAGCAACCAACATCATAGAGGATGGCATCGAAGGGGTCGAAATGTGCCTCAGTTTACCGCTAAGTGATGAAAAATAA
- the pdsO gene encoding sortase-associated OmpA-like protein PdsO, with protein MKKQLIAATMISTMMVSNMSWANDADISAEREHTEELVGLSSGIVLGAVIGGPVGAFIGALTGTFIGKTVGDDAELAQQKQQLVAKNQQLAQTNEQLIALNTKQQTLEQVSDKYYQLQSSLAEQKANQQRTLNELTIGMHVQFKTGSSHIEPLFEQQLDNVAYMMNLSPELTIDLTGYADRRGDNDFNQALSEQRLAEVTQYLVAQGIERQRLHGQAYGASLPMHQQQNFENDFFDRRVTIKLMAPGAELAAN; from the coding sequence ATGAAAAAGCAACTTATTGCCGCAACAATGATCAGCACTATGATGGTTTCAAATATGAGCTGGGCGAATGACGCTGACATTTCTGCTGAACGTGAACACACTGAAGAACTGGTGGGGTTAAGTTCTGGGATTGTACTGGGTGCTGTGATTGGCGGCCCTGTAGGTGCCTTTATTGGTGCATTAACTGGCACATTTATTGGTAAAACGGTTGGAGACGATGCCGAATTAGCCCAACAAAAACAACAGTTAGTGGCGAAAAATCAACAGTTGGCTCAAACCAACGAGCAATTAATAGCACTCAACACTAAACAGCAAACATTGGAGCAGGTGTCAGATAAATACTATCAATTACAGTCGAGCTTAGCAGAACAAAAAGCCAATCAACAACGAACACTTAATGAGTTAACTATTGGGATGCATGTGCAGTTTAAGACAGGATCGAGCCATATTGAACCGTTATTCGAGCAGCAGTTAGATAATGTGGCTTACATGATGAACTTGTCACCAGAACTGACCATTGATTTAACCGGTTATGCCGACCGCCGTGGCGATAATGATTTTAACCAAGCTTTGTCTGAACAGCGTTTGGCTGAAGTAACTCAATATTTGGTTGCACAGGGCATTGAACGGCAACGTCTGCACGGACAAGCTTATGGCGCTAGTTTGCCAATGCACCAACAACAAAATTTTGAAAATGACTTTTTTGATCGTCGCGTCACGATCAAGTTAATGGCGCCGGGTGCTGAATTAGCCGCGAATTAA
- the pdsR gene encoding proteobacterial dedicated sortase system response regulator, whose translation MKRIAIVEDETAIRENYKDVLQLQGYSVQAYANRPAAMLAFNARLPDLAIIDIGLEHEIDGGFTLCQALRAMSSSLPIIFLTARDSDFDTVCGLRLGADDYLSKEVSFPHLMARIAALFRRSELIGSSLVEDNLLERGHLTIDGNRIQVYWKSQPIELTVTEFWMVHAMAKHPGHVRSRQDLMQEAKIYVDDSTITSHVKRIRKKFIAIDPEFDCIDTVYGMGYRWDNI comes from the coding sequence ATGAAACGAATTGCCATTGTTGAAGACGAAACCGCTATCCGCGAAAATTACAAAGATGTCCTGCAACTGCAAGGGTATAGCGTGCAAGCCTATGCAAATCGGCCAGCAGCCATGCTCGCCTTTAATGCACGTTTACCAGACTTAGCCATTATTGATATTGGTTTAGAGCATGAAATTGACGGCGGTTTTACCCTATGCCAAGCATTACGCGCGATGTCGAGCAGCTTACCGATTATCTTTTTAACCGCTAGAGACAGTGACTTTGACACCGTTTGCGGCCTACGTTTAGGCGCCGACGACTACTTATCAAAAGAGGTCAGCTTCCCTCATTTAATGGCCCGTATTGCAGCCCTATTTCGCCGTTCTGAATTGATCGGTTCAAGCCTAGTTGAAGACAACTTACTCGAGCGCGGTCACCTCACCATTGATGGCAACCGTATTCAGGTATATTGGAAGTCGCAACCGATAGAACTGACGGTCACCGAATTTTGGATGGTTCACGCAATGGCAAAACACCCAGGCCATGTGCGTAGCCGGCAAGATTTAATGCAAGAAGCCAAAATTTACGTCGACGACAGCACCATTACCTCACACGTTAAACGCATTCGAAAAAAGTTTATCGCCATCGACCCTGAGTTTGACTGTATCGATACCGTTTATGGCATGGGTTACCGCTGGGACAATATCTAA
- a CDS encoding acetolactate synthase 3 large subunit, translating into MEKLSGANMIVRSLIDEGVSHIFGYPGGSVLDIYDSLHTTSGIEHILVRHEQAAVHMADGYARATGKVGVVLVTSGPGATNAITGIATAYMDSIPLVVLSGQVPSNLIGNDAFQECDMIGISRPIVKHSFLITDAKDIPETVKKAFFIAATGRPGPVVIDLPKDCLSPDILHEYVYPDSVKMRSYNPTTAGHKGQIRRGLQALLAAKKPVLYVGGGAVISGCDAQLLALAERLNIPVVSTLMGLGAFPGTHKQSLGMLGMHGLYEANMAMHNTDLIFGIGVRFDDRTTNNVEKYCPNATILHIDIDPSSISKTVRVDIPIVGSADNILDGMLDLLDESKATNDVAAITAWWGDIEIWRSRKSLEFDRTTDRIKPQQVIETLYKLTNGDAYVASDVGQHQMFAALYYPFDKPRRWINSGGLGTMGFGLPAAMGVKMAFPEATVVCVTGDGSIQMNIQELSTALQYDTPVKIINLNNRFLGMVKQWQDMIYSGRHSHSYMDSVPNFAKIAEAYGHVGMNINHPDELESKLAEALAMKDKLVFVDISVDETEHVYPMLIRGGAMSDMWLSKTEKS; encoded by the coding sequence ATGGAAAAGCTTTCTGGCGCGAATATGATCGTGCGCTCATTAATTGATGAAGGTGTCAGCCATATCTTCGGTTATCCCGGCGGTTCAGTATTAGACATCTACGATTCTCTGCATACAACATCTGGTATAGAACACATCTTAGTTCGTCATGAACAAGCTGCGGTGCATATGGCTGATGGCTATGCACGAGCCACGGGTAAAGTGGGCGTAGTGTTAGTGACTTCCGGTCCTGGTGCAACCAATGCCATCACAGGTATTGCCACCGCTTACATGGACTCCATTCCATTAGTGGTGTTGTCTGGTCAAGTGCCAAGTAATTTAATTGGTAATGACGCCTTCCAAGAATGCGACATGATTGGTATTTCACGCCCTATCGTAAAGCACAGTTTTTTAATAACCGATGCTAAAGACATTCCAGAAACGGTCAAAAAAGCCTTTTTCATTGCCGCGACAGGTCGTCCCGGACCAGTCGTTATTGACTTGCCAAAAGACTGCTTAAGCCCAGATATACTGCATGAATATGTTTACCCAGACAGCGTTAAAATGCGCTCGTACAATCCAACGACAGCAGGTCATAAAGGCCAAATTCGTCGAGGCTTGCAAGCTCTACTGGCCGCTAAAAAGCCGGTGTTATATGTCGGTGGTGGCGCGGTTATCTCAGGTTGTGATGCACAACTCCTTGCCCTTGCGGAACGCTTGAACATTCCCGTAGTCAGCACCCTAATGGGATTAGGCGCCTTTCCTGGCACCCATAAGCAGAGTTTAGGCATGCTAGGAATGCATGGTTTATATGAAGCCAATATGGCGATGCACAACACCGATTTAATTTTTGGTATTGGGGTCCGTTTCGATGACCGCACCACCAACAATGTTGAAAAATATTGCCCCAATGCAACCATTTTACACATCGATATTGATCCATCGTCTATTTCTAAAACCGTCAGAGTCGATATTCCAATTGTTGGCTCTGCCGATAATATTCTAGATGGTATGTTAGATCTACTTGATGAGTCTAAAGCCACTAATGATGTTGCCGCTATTACCGCATGGTGGGGCGATATCGAAATTTGGCGCTCACGTAAGAGTTTAGAGTTCGATCGTACAACCGATAGGATCAAGCCACAGCAAGTTATTGAAACATTGTACAAACTCACTAATGGTGACGCTTATGTGGCGTCTGATGTAGGTCAACATCAAATGTTTGCCGCCTTGTATTATCCTTTTGATAAACCCCGCCGTTGGATTAACTCAGGTGGATTAGGCACCATGGGCTTTGGTTTACCTGCGGCGATGGGCGTTAAGATGGCCTTCCCAGAGGCAACCGTAGTGTGTGTCACCGGTGATGGCTCTATCCAAATGAATATTCAGGAGCTTTCAACGGCACTACAATATGATACTCCTGTTAAAATCATCAACTTAAATAACCGTTTCCTTGGTATGGTAAAACAATGGCAAGACATGATTTACTCTGGTCGTCATTCCCATTCTTATATGGATTCTGTGCCTAATTTTGCCAAAATTGCAGAAGCCTATGGTCATGTTGGTATGAACATTAATCATCCAGATGAACTTGAGTCTAAGCTGGCTGAAGCGTTAGCGATGAAGGACAAATTAGTGTTTGTTGATATCAGCGTAGACGAGACCGAACACGTCTACCCTATGCTCATTCGCGGCGGTGCGATGAGCGACATGTGGCTAAGCAAAACGGAGAAAAGCTAA